Below is a window of Haloterrigena alkaliphila DNA.
TCGCGTTCCATTCGTAAGGCAACTGTTCGGCTTCCGCTTCCCCCATGGCTTTACCGCTCACCATCGAACGAGCGCGCATGGGCTACGACACCGCCAGCAAGACCGATCCGGAATCAGTCATCGACGAGGAGTGGGGCGGCATGTGGTTCCTCAAGGAGGAACTCGACAGCGACCACGTCGGGATCTCCGTCCTCGAGCTCGAGCCCGACGGGAAGGGGATGGAACACGACGAAGCCGATCGCGGTCAGGAGGAGATCTACTACGTCGTCAGCGGCACCGCGGAGGTCGAACTGGCCGATCGGGACGAGACGGTCTCCCTCGAGGAAGACGACCTGATCCGACTCGATCCCGAGGAGACCCGTCAGATCTTCAACCGGGGCGACGAGCGTTCGAAGCTGGTTCTCGTGGGCGCGCCGCTGTAGGTTCGCGACGACGGAATCGGGCCGCCGTCCCGTCTCACTCCCACTCGATTTCTTCGCCGCGACTCGAGTCCCGCAGGATGAACGGACCGATCGCCAGCGTCCGCTTCGCCATCGTCGCGATCCGCAGGATGAACGCGATCAACAGCAGGAACGGGGTGACGGTGACGGTCGCGGCCGCCGCGACGGCCCAGACGACGGCGTCGATACCGAAGGCGGCTCCCCTCACAGCGCTCGGATCGAAAAAGAGGATCATCGCAATCGTGACGATCAGCGCGGGGACGGCGACGTACATCATCGCCCGCGAGAGGTTGATCAGCTCCCACTGGAAGTACAGCGTCTTGAAGTGCTCCCGGGCGAGGCCGAACAGCTTCAGCGACTCGAGCAAGTCGTCGTAGGCGTCGTGGGCCTCGTCGGTAAACGAGTCCGCGTGGGTGTTTCGGATCCGGCGGAGTCGGAAGATCTTCCAGGAGTAGTTGTAGTCCAACGCGGCCTTGACCACGTCGTACGTCCCGAAGTCCGCGTCCTCGAGGTCGTCGCGGATCGAATCGGCGTGGGTCGTGACGTTGTCGACGAAGTCGTCGACGCGCTCCCTGAGTTCCTCGTCCTGGCTCTCCGAGACGGCCTCGCGGAAGTCGGTCGCCCGGTCCTCGGAGGCCGCGATGATCGCCTGAAAGAACGACGACGGTTCCGGCGGGCTGATCGGCGCGTCGATCGACGACTCGACGTCTTCCCTGAAATCCATCGCACCGGAGAACCGCTCGCGCTGATCCTCGACGGCGCCGAGCTCCTGTGAGAGCACCAGCGAGTTGATGGTGACGACGAGCGCGACGACGGTGATCAGTGCTGTCGTCAGCGCCTGAAAGAGCGTATCGACCGGGTCGGCGGTCCCCATGATCGCGCGCAGCGAGACGGGGCTGAGCCGGGCGGCGACGAGCAGGCCGACGAAGATGAACAGCATGAGTCCCGCGGTGATCAGCCACCGATTCGCGTTCAACAGGAGGGTGTGTTTCAGCGTCGGAGACTCGCTGCGCTCGGCCATCGTGTCGCTGGGCTGGGAGCCGTCGCCACTCATCGCTCGAGTCGGCCGATACCAGCCCCGCCGGGAAATAGCTACGGCAGGCGCCGGGGAATCGAACGCGGCGCGTCGACCGAGTTACCCCAGATCCTCGTCGCGCTCGGACTCCCGCAGGATGAACGGCCCCATCGCGAGGGTTCGCTTCGCGACGGTGGCGATTCGCAGGATGTAGACGATGAAGACGATGAACGGGGAGATACCGACGACGAACCCCGCGCTGGTCAGCCAGACGAGGTTGTCGATCCCCAGGAACGTGCCCGGGAGCGCAGAGCCGTCGATGTACATCATCAGCAGTCCCATCACCGCGAGCGCGGGAACCGAGACGTACAGCAGCGCCCGCGAGAGGTTGATCAGTTCCCACTGGAAGTACAGCGTCTTGAAGTGCTCGCGGGCGGGTCCGAAGAACTTCAGAATTTGGATCATCTCGTCGAGTTCGTTGTCGGCCTCGTCCGACAGGTCCTCGCTGTGATCCGCGCGGATCTTTCGCGCGTCGTAGATCTTCCGCGAGTAGTTGAAGTTCAGCGCGTTCCAGATCACGTCGAACGTGCCGAACTGGGCGTCCTCGAGGTCGTCCTTGACGACCTCGGCGTTTTCGACCGCGTCGTCGACGTAGCCGGAGACCTTCTCCTGAATTTCGTCGCCGTGGTGGTCCGCCACCGTCTCCTCGAGTTGTTGCGCTTCCTCCTCGACGCCGTCGACGAGTTCGTAGAGGAACGCCGCGGGTTCGGGCGGCGTCACGTCCTCGTACTCGAGCGTCTCCTCGATGTCTTTACGAAAATCCATCGCGTTCTGCATCCGCTCGCGTTGATCGCCGACCGCGCCGAGTTCCTGGGAGAGCACGAGCTGATTGATCGTGACGACGATCGACGTCCCCGTGATGATCGCCCCGATGAACCCCGAGAAGATCCAGAAGGTCGCGTTGTGTCGTTCGACGAGTACCCGGTGGGGTGCGAGATCGAACAGACTGGTGCCGACCAGCACGATGAACACGATCACCAGCACGGCCGCCGTGAAGAGCCAGCGGTTCAGCCGGAGCAACACCCACAGCCGCGGGCCGCCGACGCCGGCCCGCTGACTCAACACGCCGCTCGAGTCCGAGTCGCTCATTGCCTGTTCGAAGGGACCACGGCGGCGGGTAAAAGAGTCATCCGGGCGAAAGCAACCCCGACGTCGACCACCGCATCCCCGTTCTCCCGGAAGAGACTACCGTTGACGGCCAAAGGCTTGTAGGCAGGGCCATGGTACGATCGCTCGCATGAGCGAGCCCGGCGAGAGTGCCAGCGAGGAGACGTCGAATACGATGGTCGACCGCGTTCGCGGCGGCCGACCGATGTTGTGGTTTCTGGTCGAGGGGAATCGCGTTCTCGTCGCCAGCGTGATGCTCACCGTTTCCTACGCCCTCCTCGTCGTTCTCGGTACGTTCGGCCCCGGTTCCATCTCGAAGCTGTTCGACCCCGCGCCGATCGCCTCGACGTTCACCCCGACCATCATCGGGATCATCATGGGCGTCACGCTCGTGTTGACGTTCAACCAGTTCGTCCTCGCCGAGGAACTCGGCCCCGTCGGCGATCAGCGCCAGCGCATGGCGGAAGCGATGGAGTTCCGGCGGGATACCGAAGACGCCGTCGGCCGGACTACCAGTCCCCCCGAGCCCTCCGCGTTCCTCCGCGGGCTCGTCGAAGCGACCGGGGACCGGGCCGACGAACTCATCGACGCGCTCGAGTCCGACCCGGACCTCGACGAGGCGGTCCGTCAGGACGTCCGCGAGTACGCCGAGGGGATCGCCGCCGACGCCGAACGGGTCGCCGACAAACTCGAGGGTAAACAGTTCGGTCGGTTCGAGGTCGTCAAGGCCGCACTGGAGTACAACTACTCCTGGAAGATTTACACCGGCAATCGGGTCCGAAACCGCCACGAGGAGACGCTTCCCGACGACATCGACGACCAACTCGACGAACTGCTCGAGGTTCTCGGGTTCTTCGGGCCCGCCCGCGAGCACTTCAAGACGCTGTACTTCCGGTGGGAGATCATCACCCTCTCGCGGTCGCTGGCGTACCTCGCCCTGCCGGCGCTGGCGGTTTCGGCGTACATGATCCTCGTCTTCGAGGTGGGCGACGTGGCCGGAGTGGTGGCGGGACTCGATCAGGGACTGTTGTTCGTCGGCCTCGCCTTCGCCGTCGGCGTGACGCCCTTCGCGATCTTTCTGTCGTACATCCTCCGGGTCGTTACGGTCGCGAAGTGGACGCTCGCGATCGGCCCGTTCATCCTCCGAGAGACCGACCGGGGGGAGGACGTCGGCTGGGAATAGTCACCGGTCCTCGCCGTAGGACACGTCGAACGGCCCCTCGTCGGGATCCTTCTGGGGGATCATCGGCCCGATAGACGCGGTTCGGCGCGTGACGGTCGCGGTCCGGAGGATGAAGGAGACGAGGAGGAACAGCGGCGTCAGCCCCACGAGGATCAGGGTGATCGTCGCGTAGGGAAGCGCGGCGATGTTGACGGTCGGCCCGGCGAAGTCGGCGTACAGGAGCCCGATGGTGATCGCCGATAGGATCGACGGCACGCCGCAGTAGATCGTCAGCTGCGAGAACCGGGTGAGCTCCCGCTGCAGGTAGGTCGTTTTGAACTGCTCGCGTGCCACGTTGAACAGCTTCAGCGTCCCGACCAGTTCGTCGAGTCGCTCGGTCGCCTCCGGCGATAGCGAGTCGGCGTACTCGCCACGCAGGTGTGAGGCGACGTACAGCTGCCAGGCCTCGTCGTAGTTGATCGTCGCCGAGACGGCCGCGAACGTGCCGACACTCGTCTCCTCGAGCGTCTCGTCGACCCGGTCGGCCCGCTCCTCGATGCTGTTCGTGTACCGGATGACGACGTCGCGAACCTCGTCGTCGTGATCCGCGACGGCGTCGGCGAGTTCGACGGCGTCGTGTCGGATCGCCTCGATCAACAGCTCGAGCATTCTCGTGGGCGCGGCCGGACTCGCGGGGATGCCCGCCTCGTCGGCGACGTCCTCCCGGAACTCTATCACGCCGTCGAGCCGGTCGCGGGCCTTCGAGGCGGTGGTGAACTCTTGGGAGAGGATGAGCTGATTGACCGAGACGACCAGCGTCACCAGCGAGAACGTGCCGGCGATCATCCCGCTGGCCACGCGCGTCACGGAGTTCGGATTGGTGAACGCGACGACGTCGAGCTCGTACGCCGCGACGAGCGCGGCGAGGACGGCGAGTGCGAGGACCGCAGCGACGGCGAGACGGCTCCCTTGGATCAGGAACCACTCCTGAAACCGCGTCGCCGTCTCGCCCCCTTTCCCGACGTCGGCTCCGAATGACTCGAGCGTCTCGTCGCTCTCGGAGGGACTCATGGCGCCACGTTCCACCCACCCGACAATAAGGACCTGCGTTGCACACTGCCGGCACCGCGACCGGACCGTAACGGGCACCGCGTGAGCGCAAGCGCCATCACCGGATCGTCTTCGCTGCCGACACGTCGTCCGAGCGCGGGAACCCGGACTCGGGGAACCCGGACTCGAGAACTGTCGCTTCAGGGCCTACACTGAAATGCGTTCGCGGTGTCGCTTCGATATATGCTCGGTGACGAACCTGACTCGAGGACGGGGGATCGACGACGATGACCCGACCGGAGTCGACCAGCCGACGTCGACTCCTCGCGTCGCTCGGCGCGGGGCTCGGGGTCGCGGCCGCCGGCTGTACCGGTAGCGGCGGGAGTCTCAGCGGCGAAGCCACCTACGAGGACGGTAACGGCGTCGAGGTAAACGCCAGTAACGTCTCCAGTCGGAACACCTCGGAGATGTCGACGGCGGCGTCGCTCGCCAATCAACAGCCGTCTCAATCCGTGACTCCCCTCGACCCGATCTCGTTGACCGACCACCAGTTCGTCGTCGAAGGAGGGTATCTCGGCTCGACGATTCAGGGGACCGTCGAGAACACGGGCACCGATCGGATCCAGATCGTCGAAGTGCGAACGCGCGTCTACGACGACGCCGGCAACGTGCTCGGCCGCTACCTCGCCACCACCGGCGACCTCGACGGCGGCGACACCTGGGAGTTTCAGGTGATCGTCCTCGAGGCGCCGTCCGCCGTCGCCGACTACGACATCGCGGTGCTGGGAACGCCCTCGTGACGGTCGTCGGCCGTCTCGCGCCGATCGCCGCGATTCGTCGGTCCGTCCTCAGCCGTCGCCCTTAAGGAGTTCGTCGTCGACGCCCGCGTAGAGCGCTTCGACATCGATGGCGAGCGTGTACGCCGGTCGCCCCTTTCCGGTCGGCGAGGTCCCCTCGAGGTCCCGTTCCTCGACGAACCCCTCGTCCTCCAGTCGGTACAGCGACCGCATCACGTCCGCCTCGGTGATCGTTCCGACGACGGTCGTCTCGACCCCCTCGAGTTGCGTCTTGCAGACCCGGCGCAGGTCGTGGGTCTGAACCGGCGTCTCGCCGCGCTGTTGTAACTCGGCGACGCCGAGCAGAACGACCTGATTGGTCAGCGAAATTTCCTCGAACGAGGGCTCCGTATCGATGGCCATACCGATACTTTGCCCTCGACCGTGGTAGTCGTTACTCCGACACCCAACGAGCGAAAACGGCGACTCGCGTCGCGGAGTGCAGTGGCGACTCGTCGCGGTGAGTACGGCCTGACGACGTGGAAAATAGCTCGCCGCCGGTGAGTACGCCCGGGTAGCCCGATCAGGCGTTTTCCTCGTCCTGTAGCTCCGCGAGTTCGGCCTCGACCTCGCTGTCGTCGACCTCGGCTTCCATGTCCTCGACCGCCGACTCCGCCTCCTCGAGTTCCTCCTCGTCGATGTCGCCCTCCACGTCCGTCGCCGGTTCGGACTCGGTCTCGCCCTGGCCCATCTCGGATTTGAGCGTCTCGAGTTCGGCCTCGACGCCGCTGTCGGTCTCCATCTGCTCGAGTTCGCGGTCGATGTCGTCCTTGTCCGAGAGGACGTCGTCGAACGCGCCGGACTCCTGGAGTTCGTCCATCGCGGCGGCCCGTGCCTCCATGTCCTCGGTCTTCTCCTCGGCGCGCTCGATGGCGCGGCCGACGTCCTCGAACTCCTCGCCGGTGGCCGTCATCGCCTCCGAGACGGTCGAACTGGCCTTCGCGGCCTCGTGGCGGGCCTTCATCGTCTCCTTCTTGGTGCGGAACTCCTCGATGCGGCTCTGCAGCGTGTTCTTCTGCTCGACCAGCTTGTCCTGCTGGTTCTGCAAGTCCGAGATCTGACGCTCCAGATCCTCGATCTGGTTCATCTTCGTCTTCTTCTTCTCGAGGGCGCGTCGCGCCAGATCCTCCCGTCCCTGCTGGACGGCGGTGCGGGCCTGGTCGTTGTGCTTGTCGACGTTCTCCTCGAGGCGCCGTTTCTGCATCTCGAGGCGCTTCTTCTGGGTCGTGAGGTCGGCGATACCCCGTTTGACCTGCTGGAGCTGATCGCGCATCTGCTCGTAGGAGTAATCCAACGTCTCCGTCGGATCCTCGGCGCGGTTGAGCACCGAGTTGATCTT
It encodes the following:
- a CDS encoding cupin domain-containing protein, with the translated sequence MGYDTASKTDPESVIDEEWGGMWFLKEELDSDHVGISVLELEPDGKGMEHDEADRGQEEIYYVVSGTAEVELADRDETVSLEEDDLIRLDPEETRQIFNRGDERSKLVLVGAPL
- a CDS encoding PspA/IM30 family protein; translation: MGILSRTSYIIRSKINSVLNRAEDPTETLDYSYEQMRDQLQQVKRGIADLTTQKKRLEMQKRRLEENVDKHNDQARTAVQQGREDLARRALEKKKTKMNQIEDLERQISDLQNQQDKLVEQKNTLQSRIEEFRTKKETMKARHEAAKASSTVSEAMTATGEEFEDVGRAIERAEEKTEDMEARAAAMDELQESGAFDDVLSDKDDIDRELEQMETDSGVEAELETLKSEMGQGETESEPATDVEGDIDEEELEEAESAVEDMEAEVDDSEVEAELAELQDEENA
- a CDS encoding FxLYD domain-containing protein, with the protein product MTRPESTSRRRLLASLGAGLGVAAAGCTGSGGSLSGEATYEDGNGVEVNASNVSSRNTSEMSTAASLANQQPSQSVTPLDPISLTDHQFVVEGGYLGSTIQGTVENTGTDRIQIVEVRTRVYDDAGNVLGRYLATTGDLDGGDTWEFQVIVLEAPSAVADYDIAVLGTPS